TAACAAAGCGATCGTGCACCTGGGTTACGACGCCGATTGGACCAAGCAGGCCCTCGCCAATGGTTTTGCGATGCGCCGCGATCCCAAGCAATGGCAAGCAGGTCGTTTCGTTCACCCGCACGATGCCTGCTTCGACAAAGATGGGAACATCTTCGTGGTCGAATGGGTTTCGACAGGCCGGGTGACGTTCCTGAAGAAAGTGGTTTAATTCGCTAAGTCCTGCGATTCGCAGGTCGCCCGATCAACACCGAGCGCGAGTTAGTTTCCCCAACTGACTCGCGTTTTTCATGCGCTGAGCCAGCGGCACCAACTCATCACTAAGCAGATGCGCCGAATCAGATACTCGGCTGATTGGCGGCCGGAGCGGGCTCCGCGGGGGGAGCAGATTCCGGCGACTTGTCGCGGGGCTTGGTGTCGTCAGCGGCAGGAGCAGTCACTGGCACGGGCTGAGGTGGAAAGAATTGCTGTTCGGCTAAGCGCGCAAAGGTTCCAAGTCCTACGCCGAGAAACACAATCGTCGTCCGTCCAAAAAGTTTCATGTGCGACTTACTTCGCTTCGGGGATCGCTTGGTTCTCGCTCTTCAGCAGCATCTGGCGTTGCAATTGCAGCATCAGCATCATCGCTGCTCCACGGTCGTCGCGCCCCTGACTAGCAGGCCGGTGGAAGTAGGCGTCGAGGTTCGGCTGTTTACCCGTACCGACACAAACATCCACAAACGAACCGTCGTCGGCCATCCGGCGACTGAGCTGGTCGAGTGCCGCTGTGATATACGAGCGAAATTGCGTTTTTCTATCGTCATCTACTAGCTTACTCGAGACCAGGACTCCTGCCGACCAGGCGACCATGGCCGAACTGGTGAACTCGCGATAACTCGATGGCTCGTCGATAAGTTGCGTCAGCATCCCTGGCGTCGCTGAGGCGAGTGAGCGCTCGGTGAGTTGATCAACAATCGCAATGGCTGCCTCCTGAAAAAACGTCTTCGCCTCACTTCCCGGAGGTGCAAAGTCGGCTGCCAGTGTTAGTCCAACAGCGGCAAAACCATTGCCCCTTCCCCACGCCCCCTCGCAAAGTGGCGAGTGACGATAGAGACCATCTTCACGGAGGCACTTTTTCTGCATCGCTCGGGTGTGAATCAGTGCGGCATCGAGATAGCGAGCCTCCTCTGTGATCGTGTGCATCAGCACCAGCAGAGGGGACCACATGAAAATCGCATCGCTCATGTCGCCATGATGCGGCGCGATCGGGAGCGGCTTGCCCGATGGATCGAACGCTTGATCAGCTCCCGCATGTAGCGCTTGGAGATAGAGCTTGCGATCTTTTTCGAGTGCAAATTGCTTGAAGTCGAAAGTAAGTTGGAGGATGCCAAAGAGTAGCAGCCCCGCCACTTCAGGGCTCGATTTGGGTGGTTTGGCGATCGCTGTTTGAGCAAGGTCGCGAATGTCGTCCATCAATTTTGTGACCGCTTTAACGTCTCCCGACAAAGCAGCGAAATTGAGACGACCCAGAAGAATCAGCGACGAGATGTACGACAGAGAGTTCGGTTTCTTGTTGTACGTTTCCGAGAGGATTGTGTTGAGTTTGTTCCAGTCGCGATCGACCCGTTGAATCAACTCTTCGTGTGCAGGTGAGTTCGGTAGCTTGCCGATCAACTGCGTAAGCTCGAGCAAGATTCCCTTGGCACCTTCGGGAAGAGCACTCGCGGGACCTGCGATATAGAGCGCGGGAATCGAACCGACCCCGGCCACTTTTTCGGCGCTAATCGCTCGCGAAATCGAACCAAGGGGAAGTTCGACATTGAGAGAGGCTTGGCTGAGTTTCAGCATGGCAGCCGCATCGGCACTCGCCCCCAGGTGACGATCTTTCGTGATCGCTAGCTCAATCACGAGGTCGAATCCTTCCACTGCCAACCAGTTCCAAAGGTAACGTGCCTGAGGATCGGTGGGATGGTCGTAAAAACCTTTCGTGGGTGGGAAGCGGCTCTCCCCAGCTGGCGTGTTACCAGTTGCGGCGGGTAGCGCCACGAACTCGATCGTGAGATCGGTTTTGTGGTCGGTGCTCTCGATCCGCTTGACGAGCAGATCCATCACGAGGGCGATATCTTCACGAAAGATCTGCTCCGTTTTCGCGGGGACAGGGCTAGTCAAAACGATCGCGATGCGCCGCAACTTGGATTGGATTCCCGATGGAGGGGCACTCCCTCGGAGTAATTCACTCGAGCAGCGCGTCAGCATCACGTCGCTGCCACTCGCGGTGCGACCGATCGGAAAGGTGTCCCCCAGGATTTCATTGAGCCGATCTTGCGGCAATCGTTTGCGGCTCCCTTGCCGTGGATCGAGAGCGAGTTCCTCCTCTGCCGTGCACGCCGACCAGCCCCATATCGAAGCGGTGGTTGTTGCCATTGCGATCGATAGTAGCGTACGTCGATCAAATTGGGACACGTGCCGCTGCATGGCGTTTACTCCGGCTTTTTGAGCGTCGAGAGATACTCGACAACATCCACGAGGTTATCGACCGTCAGCTGCTTCTGCAAATCTTGAGGCATCAGAGAAATGGGGGATTTCTTCATTCCCGTGATGGCGTCGCGCTCGAACGTCAGTTGCACCGCCTCAGCTGTTTTGATGACCACTTCGGCGTCGGTTTGGCTCACGATGATGCCACTGACCACCGTTCCATCTTCGGTGAGAAGCGTGTGGGTTTCGTAGTTGAAGTTCACACCGGCTGAGGGATCGAGGATCGAAACGTACATGGCGTCGCGCGATAGTTTGCTTCCAATTTCCGACAGATCGGGACCGACCTCTTTCCCTTCCCCTTTCACCTTGTGGCACTTAGCGCAGAGACCAATCCCAGTGAAGACCATGCGACCTTTTTCGGCGTCCCCTTTGCGCTGCACAAGCTCGGAAACGGGGGGGAGTGGTTTGCTGTCGGCTGTGGCGGGGAGCATCAAATGTTTGCTCGCCGCAGTCTTCACCGATTCATCGGCCGAAGTGAGGAGCACGTTAGCGGCTGCAAAATTCAGCTCTTTGGCGAGCTTCCCTTGCTCCACCATCGACAGGAGCCATTTCTGACCAGGACCTGTCCGGCCAAGTGCAGCCACCGCGCTCGAGCGCGCGGCAACCGTTCGCTGACCATCGAGAACAATCGGCTCCAGCAGCGGCTGAGCAGAAGCGTCGGCTGTCATGCCGATTGCGTTAATGGCCGCAACATCGGCATTCTTATCGGTATTGGAGAGGAGCGTTTTGAGCTGATCGCTATCGCCGAATTTCAGCAGAAGCTTGGCAGCGGTAACTTTTTGCGTGTCGTCGGTGGAAGTGGCGATGAGGTTCGCTAGTTCGGGCGAAAGCTCAGTGAGCGAAAACTTTTCCGTGAGCTCGAAAAACTTGGCACTGTCGGTGGCCATTTGCGAGCGTGCGTAGCGGACGACAAGCCCCTTGAGGTCAGGTTTGTCCGAGAGATCGACGTCGCTGAGTTTCAGTAGGGTTTGAACCTTCAGACGATCGCGAATCGACAGCGGTGGATCCTCTGCAAACGCAAGATTGCCCAGGATTAGTCCAGCCAGCAAGCATCCAGCGGAAATCATCAACCAGCCAGAGGCAAACGGGCGAGCATTTCGCGAACAAAACATCGGCTTCTTCCTAGGGAATCGTCGTACTTTTCGGCGCTTAGCCGGTTTATCAAAAAACACACCCACGGCTGCCGTAGCAAATCCATGGGTGTGTTGGTTTTCGTATCCTACTGCATGATTGTTGCGACCAGGTGAATTGGCTGCAATTTCACGTGCTACTCCAGAATGCTCTTGAGAGCAGCATCTTTTTCTGGACCGCTGAGGAAATCGAAGGCTCGCATGAGCTTGGGAAGTTCGGTTTCCTTCGTCGATTCGTTCTTCAGGATTTTGGCGAGGAGCGCGGGAGTTTCCTTCGCACGCGAACGCCAAATGATGTCGCGACCCGCTTCGGTGTCCCACTTGTTACCGACAAGGGCGAGGTAGGCAGCGAGGTAAGCATCCCAATTCTTGTCGGCTGAAATGCCAAGTGCTTCGAGGTACCAGCGATCGCCGGGAGTGTACTGCGAAGCGAGCTGGGCCCACATCGCTGGCGCTTCCGAGGATTGGCTGTGACGCAGCGAGATCGCTACTTCGCGGCGGACTTCGGGAGCCGACGATTTGACGAGTGGCGCGAGCGCCGAAACGTCCATCTTCAGCTGACGAGCCAAACGAATTCCGACGATTTGAATGTCGGGCGACTTATCGGCCAGTGCGGTTTTAACGGCAGCTTCGCCATTGCCTTCGATTTTGCCAGCCAGCCAAAGAGCACGAGCCTTGAGGCGATCGTTATCGCTCTTAGCTGCTAGGTCATTCAGTGCTGGAAGTGCTTCCTTGCCCTTGGCCGCCAGGCCTGTCCAGGCCAAGTAGCGAGCACTTCCGTTCGGGCTCTTTAAGGCTTCGATGCAACCTGCGATCGAAGTGAAGTCGTACTTCGGTGGCGCATACTTCGCGCCTGGGGGAGCAATGCGGAAGATACGGCCGCGATCGACATCCTGCTGGTTGTGACCGCCGACACCTGGATCGTACCAGTCGCCAATGAAGAGCGAGCCATCGGTGGCGACGCAAACATCAGCAGGGCGGAACCAATTGTCGCGAGCACCAAAGGCCACGTTGACGATTTCGGCTTTGTATCCGGCACCCTCTTTGGTCGCGACATAAGCGCGGCAGATATTAGGGCCAGCATCGCAGTGGATCACTTGGTTGTGAAACACTTTGGGGAGGAGTGTACCTTCGTAAACACAAATGCCTGTCGGCGAACCGGCACCCGTTTGGATCAGGTTGGGAACTACGCCAGGATCGTTCAGGTGCCAATGGCGGAGCGGAATTTCGGTTTCCATGTTCTCGCGAGGAGATTGCCAGCCAGCGCCGGTCACTTCATCGCGATAGCCATAGTTGCCGAAGTCCATCACATAGTTGATGCGCACACCCTTGTTGCCGTCGTCATCGTTATCGCTTTGCCACATCGTGCCGAGCGAGTCGACGCAAACTTCCCAGTTATTGCGGAAGTTCCAGCCGAGCGTTTCAAGCTGGCTACCATCAAGATTGCAACGGAAGACCATTCCTTCTTGATAAGGCTTGCGGCTGTCGTTGACTTCATTGCCAGCCATGTCGACGACTGGTTTGCCGTCTTTGTCTTTCAGACGTTTTCCGCTGTTGCCGAAGTTGAAATAGAGTTTTCCATCGGGGCCAAACACGAAGGCATGAATGCCATGGTCGTGCTGGGTTCCATCGATGCCGGTGAAGAGCAGATCGCGCTTGTCATCGGCTTTGAGGTCGGCATTGTCGTCGTAGAAAACCTGGACTTTGTCGCCAGCAGAAACGATCACGCGATTGCCGAGCACGCAGATGCCGTGAGCCGAGTCGATGTCGCGTCCTTGATAGAACACGGTGCTCTTGTCGGCCTTGCCATCGAAGTCGGTATCTTCGAGCACAAGGATGCGATCCCCTTCGGGTCGGCTTCCATTGTGGCGACGATAATTTTTCACTTCGCAGGCCCAAATGCGGCCAAGATGATCGATGTCGATGCTCGTGATATTCGAGACTTCGGGCTCGCTGGTGAACAGAGTTGCTTCGAGACCTTCAGCAACGTCGAGTGTCGCGGTGGCATCGGCAGGATCACGATTGTTGGCAACAGCAGCGGCGTTGCTCGTGATCGAGCCTGGATTTTTGTCGTAAACGACGAATTCGACGCTGCTACCACACCCTTGACCAGTTCCACCACGATCGAGTGCGCCGCGAGCTTTGAACTTTTCATAACCTTCGGGCAGGTCGAACACGATCACCGAGGGGGCATGGGCGCCGATGCCGTAATCGACTTTGTCGTCGCCGATTTGGATCGCGCCGTTACCTTCGCAGTTCTTATTGACGTGAACATTGCCGAAGCCGCTCGAGGCCGATTTCCATTGCAATTCGGTCAGCTTCTTTTCGCCTGCAGGGCCGATCAAGCGAGGCTGAGCCCAAGCGACCCAGTCACAGCCGAAGCCATTGCCACCATCGGTGGCAACAAGGTACAGCTGCTTGCTCTTGCTGATGTCAACTTCGATATCGACACCATGTCCAGGCGTTTGCGTGGTGACGAGCGCGCTGCGATAGAGCGGCTTCACCGATTGCAATTTTGCCGAAACGGGAGTCGTCTTCATCGACTTGCTGTTCGACGCTTCATCCTTCAGCGCGGGAACGCGATTCTTGATGTTGTTCTCGTCGAAATTCGCAGGCTTTTCGTAGTCCTGGTTTTCTTCGAGCAACTTGAGCGTGACCTTGGGGGATTCGACCCCGTTTTCAGGAACTTCGGCTTTGGCAGTCCAGACAATGGCGTTGAGCATCACTTTGCGGAAGTTGGGATCGCCCCAATTCCAGTGATCGTGACCACCAGTGAAACCAAAGCCGCGACCACCATCTTCACGTTCGGCAGCCCAGGCCATGTGCTGAGCTTCCCCCTTGGCAATTGCTTCGCGAACGAAGGGGTTTCCGCTGTGAGGTCCGTCGCCACGGGTGAGCGTTTCTTTGGGCGGAAGTGCGGTGAGGATCGGGGTCACCCCCTTCATTCCTTCTCGAAACCGCATGTGGTAGTACCACTCGTCGTTGATTTCAAACGGCTTCACGCCACGCGCAATCGGGTGATCAGGAAACTTTTCATACTTGGCGGTCCAGTGAGGATTCACCGACCAGTTGGTTTCGAAATAACCACCGATCCATTCGACGAATTTATCGCCGCTGGGACCTTTAGGAACTTCCACGCCGTAATGTACACAAACGATGCCGACACCCTTTTTGGCAAGTGCATCGACGAAATCGAGGTTGGGGTTCACCATGTGTCCGCCACCACCATCGCAGTACATCACGATGCTATCGACACCGTCGAAGATCGCTTTGTCGCTAGGCCATCCATTTTGGTGCACCACACACTCGATGCTGGGCATTGCAGCTTGCAATTCCTTGGCTAGAAGCAAGCAACCAGCGTTGTGTTCGTGAGCGCCGTAGCCGTGGCTAGGGCGACCGGCGATGAAGAGGACTTTCTTCTTTGCCGCAGCTTGGGCAGGAGCTTCGTCGCACGCAGGCTTTTGCTCATCAGCGGCGAGCTTTTTGATACGAATGTTACGGAACTTCACCGTCATTGGAGGACCGGCGTGAAGCTGCAGAGCCAAGAGCCCCGACATCTTGCGTTTGGCTTCTTCGTGATCGACGAGGTCGACCGTCAGGATGCCGTTGACCATCTGCTGTAGGTGATTTCCCTTAGCGATGATGGTGTAGCTGTTCCAGTCTTCCTTTTTGATCGACTCGAGAATGGTCTTCTCTTCGGCCGATGCGCCGCGAGCTTCCTTTTTGCCATCGGCGGTGATTTCGACTTTATTGCCACGTTTGGCAATCACGCCACGCCCTTTTTCTTCGTAGAGCGTGCCAGTCCAGCCACCTGCAGCATCGAAGTCGGCTTGGTAGCCCTTGATGACCCACTTGCTCACTTCTTCGCTGCGATACTGAATGCCGCTGTTGCCGCCGACGATTTGAAACTCGAGTCGCAGTTCGAAATCGCTGACGTCGCCGCCACGGTAGATGAGGAACGTGTTCCCCTTGGTCGGTTTTTCAGGCGTGGTTTGGCCAACGATCGCGCCATCCACGACGCTCCAGAACTCGGGATTTCCATCCCAGTTTTCCAGTGTTTTGCCATCGAAGAGTGGCTCAAAGCCCTCTTCTTCCGCACTAACAGGGCTCGTAAAAGCCAACAGGCTGCACATAAGTGCCGCCAGGGTCCAAGACACTAGTCGTTTCATGGAAACAGAACTCCGAAGGTCATGGAGACTACCGACAAGTCGTGGCGGCAACTGCCGCACGCGTACTCGACGTTAGCCAGAGAGATTGTTGAAAACGGGAGGGGGTGAATCTTGGGCGGGAATTGCCGCTTCGCATGTGTGTACTGATGTTCACATGTTCTGCTGTCAGTAGAACCATGCGAGCGAGCCGACGCAAACGCTTTCTCGAGTCTTGGCGAAGCTGTTTTCCCAAAGCCTACAATCGATGCTTTAGGAGAAGTTCAGCTTCCGCAAAGGGGATCACAGTGGCAACAGAATAGCCTTAAAACGGGTGCCTCGTCAAACAGTAACGCCATTTTAGGGCTGTGAAAGTTCCTTCGATCTTCGAATCGGTATGTCCGAGATTTTCGTCACACGCGCACTAGAGGAGCGCTGGAAGCGCGACCCCCAGCTTGTCGGCTGCGGTGGCCAATGCCTTCCAGTTTTCCGGGTCGAACACCAGGCCTGTCGATTTTCGCGCGGCGTAGAGCTTCCTCTCTGGATCGCCCGGCAGGGTGATTTCGTTACATCCTTCCACGCGCGGCGTCGTACGGATGTAGTCGACAAGCTGCGTCACCTCGGCTGCAAAGTGATCGCTTCCGCCAAAGCGAGCGGGATCGACCAGCATCATGAAAACGCAGTTCCCCTTCTTGGGATAGGGAACCGGGCGTGCCGTGACTCCCCCCGAGAGTGCGCCGGTCAAGATCTCGATCATCAGCCCAAGTCCGAAACCCTTATACGACTGGGTGCCACCCATCGGCAAAATCGAGCCGGGTGGATTGCCGTAAAGTGTGTTTGGATCGGTGGTTGGGTTTCCTTCGTTGTCGAGCAGCCACCCTTCAGGAACTGCTTGGCCGGCGATTTTCTTCACGCGCACCTTTCCCTCCGCCGTGGCGCTTGTGCTGAAATCGAGCACCAGCGGCGCATCGCCGCAGGGGACCCCTATCGCCAGCGGATTGGTCGAAAGTCGGGGCGCTTTTCCTCCGGGAGGAGCAACGCGAACGGCGGCACCGTGGCTGTTGACCATCAGGATCGAAACAAGTCCGCGTGCCGCTGCCATTTCGTTGTACTCGCCGAGTCGGCCGATGTGTCCCGACTGAATCATCGTTCCGACGGCGAGTCCTTCTTGTTGAGCCAGCGGCGCGAGGAGTTCGAAGAGTCGCACCGCCTGTACCTGGCCAAAACCCCACTGACCATCGGCCACAACACGGGCTGCCCCTTGGTCGAGGATCTTCAGTTCGGCGGCTGGAACAACTTCGCCCGATTGGATGGCATCGAGGTAGTAAGGGATGCGCATCACGCCGTGCGATTCGTAGCCTCGCAGGTTGGCATCGACGAGACTCACCGACGTGATGCGAGCTTCTTCCGGAGTGGCACCACCAGCAAGAAGCATCGCTTCAGCAAACTTGGTCAGCGAATCGGCGGCAATCGTTGGCATCGAGAGAGGTCCTTCCACGGTCGAAAGCGATTCCTGCCAGGGGCGGCAGTTTCGCCAAGATTTTTGGGGAGTAAGGCGAGGCCGAGAATGTACTGCCCGCTCCTACAGCGAGTCAATTTGCTCGGAGGAAACTTTTGCCCCGTCCGAAGAATGAAGCTGCTGGCTGCAGTCGTGTTTCCTGCGGAGTTTAACGCAGCAGACGCAGCTAAGAAGTGGCACTCGCACTAAACTCGCTCGGCAACACGCAGCTTTGCGCTGCGGCTGCGAGGGTTCGATGCCAGTTCGTCGTCGAGTGCGGTGAGCGGTTTCTTGGTCAGGTTGTTTAAGCGCAGATCGCTTCGAAACGCTTCTTTCACCAAGCGATCTTCGAGCGAATGAAAGCTGATAATCGCCAGCCTGCCCCCCGGAGCTAGGCATTCAGGAATCTTTTCGAGAGCCTTTTTGAGGGCATCGAGCTCGCCATTCACTGCGATCCGAAGTGCTTGAAAAGTGCGGGTGGCTGGGTCGATTTTTCCATCGCCGCGCGGAACACAGCGACGAACAATCCGCGCGAGTTCGTCGGCGGTACGGATCGGCTTAATGATGCGCTGCTCGCAAATCTTGCGGGCAATGCGTCGGCTGAGTCGCTCCTCGCCAAACTGGTAGATGATGTTGGCGATCTCTTCCTCGCGCAATTTCTCGAGGAGTTTCCAGGCGGGATCACCGGTCGATGTATCAAATCGCAAGTCGAGTTCGCCAGTGGCATCGAAGCTAAAACCGCGAGCATCATCGGCCAACTGATCGCTCGAGAGACCCAGATCGAGCACGCAGCCTTGCACCCCTGTGACGCCGAGTTCTTCCAGCACACTTGGCAGCTCGCAAAAATTGGCATGCACCAGCTTCACCGGCAAACCTTTGAGGTGCACTTCAGCACGTGCAAGTGCAGCCTCGTCTCGGTCGCTGGAAAGGACATAGCCGGGAGAAAACTGCGTGTTTCCAGTCGATTTGGCAAGGTTTTCAGCGGCGTCGATCGCTTCGGCTAAGAGGCGCGTATGGCCACCTGCTCCCAGCGTGCCGTCGAGCAAAATCGATCCCGCCGATGGGCGAAGCCACTCGATGATTTCACGCGGCATCACCGAAACATGGATCGGCTGTGTCGTGGCGGGGGAGGCTTGGTCGGTGGGGCTCGAAGAATCGCTCATAGAGCGAAAGTATAGCAGCAAACGAGCGGCTGTTGACTCTAGCCTGCATAGCCTTCGCGCTAATTGCCCCCGGAGTGCATCCATGCACTCCGAGTGGGGGCCATGAGCGGCAATGGAATGCGATAGCCATTGCGGGCCAATCGCAGGACCACTGCACATCACCCATCGAGGAATCTTTCCCAGGCGGGTGAAGCCTAATCATCGGCTGCAAATGCGAGAACGGGAAATCTCGCCCATCAGACTGCCAGACCTGGGGTGGCAACGCAGAGCTGGCAACTGGCAAACACGATGAATCGTTACAGCGTTAGCTAATAAAATTCCTTAAAAATTGATTAGCAATTGATGCGTAGTATTTGAATAAGTAATCAGCAATTACTGATCATTAACAAAAAAGATTGTGGAAAATTACACCGCAAGTATTAAGGAAGTGATGCAGAGTTTTTGGGTATTACGTAGGTGGCAGGCATGTCACGTGGAGCAGCATAAGGATTCTCAAAATTGCGTCAATGCGCGCGGAAGTGTGCGACATCCGTATCACTGGTGCGCCGCTTCGCGGTAGGGACTTCGAATGCCGCAGTCGCGTTGCTGTAAGGGACACTCATGTCCCGCAAACGACAATTTTTTGATGCTTAGGGCGTCTCAGTTGCCAGCAGTGCTATCGCTTGGGTGCTGTGATTTCGCGGTAGATTTGCTCGTACTCGTCCACCATGCGCTCCCACGTAAACCGCTCCCGAGCATGCAGCTGGTTTGCGGTCCCAATCGCGTTTCGTAGTGGCTCGTCGCTGAGCAGCTTGGTGATTTTGGGAACCATCTCGGCGTGCGACTTCGCGACCTGCTCGCAGCCGTACGGATGCCCGGTAAAGATCTCGCCGATGCCGTCAGTTTGCGTCGCTACGAGCGCCTTGCCAGCTGCAATTGTTTCGAGCACGACGTTGGGCATCCCTTCGTAGATCGAAGGGAGGACCAGCATCTCGCTCGCCGCAATCAGCGGAAACGTGTCGGCGCGAAAACCGAGGAAATGAACACGTGCTCCAATGCCAAGTTCGGCTGCTTGTGCGGCGAGCGCCGCCTGGTCGGGGCCGACTCCCGCCACAAGCCAGTGCAGGTTGCTGTGCTGCGCGAAAACTCCCTGCAAGTGCGGCAAAAATTGAGCAAATCCCTTTTGTGGTTCGAGGCGACCGATGCTGAGCAAAAAGGGAGCGTCGACTGGTAGTGGGAGCGATGTGCGATCAATCGCCGGAATCGCTTCTGGAAAATCGACACCATTGAGAATGGTCTGTAGTTTGCGACTCGGGATCCCTGTCTGCTCGGCTAACTGACGCACACTCTCGCTGACGCAGACGACACGCTTGGCAGCGATCGACATCAGCCGATCGATCCGCTGAACAGAAGATCGTGGATCGCTGACACGGATTCCTTGCACAATGTTGGTGATGCCAGCGAGTCGCGCCCCAATGGTTCCTAAAATCCCGGCGTGATGCAGCAGAGTTTGCACGATGTCGAACCGCTCGGCGATGGCCAGTCGACGAATCGGAACCACCGCACCGAGTGCTTTCCAGCCCCGTTTCTGGTCGAGGAAATGAAGCTCGATGCCAGCCTGCTCGAGTTCGAGCACCAAGCTATCGCGCGGCGCCTCGGGGCGCTGCTTCAGCGAAATAGCGGTGACCTGATGCTCTCGTCGCGAGAGTCCTAAGGCCAGTTTGGTACCCACCTTTTCAGCGCCACCGCGCGACAGTTCGGTAATGACGATGGCGATCTTCAGGCGTGGTTCCGCTAGCGGCGTGGTGGTCATCAATGGCTCAGCGATGGCGTCGGGTTGCTGCTGGGTGGGGGCTTCAGTCCGCTACTGGAAAACGATCGTCTGCGCTATACTCACGGAAGTTGTCCCACGATTCAACCACACACACGACAGGGCTCGCGAGGCGAGTTGCCGCTTGTCGTCATGGGAACGGATGCCGACGGAATGAACGAACTCGACGCTTACGATTTTGAATTGCCGCGCGATCTCGTTGCTCAGCATCCGCTTCCTCACCGCACTGATGCGCGCTTGCTGGTCGTTGATCGCGCGAAGCAATCGATCGACCACCATCACATCCGCGATCTGCCAGGACTACTCCGCTACGGCGATCATCTGGTGATGAACGATACCCGCGTGATTCCCGCTCGGCTGGTTGGTCGTCGTGAGCAAACAGGGGCCCGCTGGAGTGGTTTGTTTCTGTCGGCCGACGATCAAGGGAACTGGCAAGTTCTCGGGAAAACACGCGGAAAATTGCTGCCGGGCGAGGCGATTTTGGTCCTGTCGTGGGATCTTCGGCAGTCGATCAAGCTGCGGTTGCTGACCAAGCTGGAGGGTGGTGTGTGGGTGGTTCGACCCGAGCCGCTGGGCGATCCGTGGGAGTTGCTCGACAGCGTGGGGCGCGTTCCGCTGCCGCCCTACATTCGCGACGGCGAAATGATCGAAGCCGATTCGACGAACTACCAAACCGTGTTTGCCAAAACGCGTGGCGCGGTGGCTGCGCCGACGGCAGGTCTGCATTTCACCCCCGAACTGCTCGAAAAAGTGAAAGTGGCGGGGGTACTCAGCAGCCATGTGACACTGCATGTGGGACTCGGCACGTTCCGGCCGGTGACGGCGGAGAAATTGGCCGAACATGTGATGCACAGCGAGTTTTGCGACGTGTCGCAGCCCGCAGTCGAAACCATCCTCAAAACCAAATCACGCGGGGGGAGAGTCATTGCCGTGGGAACCACCGTGGCTCGGTCGCTCGAGTCGGCTGCAGCGCCGACGGGCAAGCTCGAGCCCTTCAGCGGACCCACGAACCTCTTTATTCGCCCCCCGTTTACGTTTTGCGTGCTCGACGGTTTGCTTACGAATTTCCACCTTCCACGCAGCACACTTTTGGTCCTGGTGCGGACGTTCGGCGGGGACGAATTAATCCAGCAAGCCTACCGGGAAGCGATCGAAGAGCGTTACCGCTTCTATAGTTACGGCGATGCGATGCTGATTCTCTAGCAGCGCCAGACTGCCGCCAAAAAGTGCCCGATCTCTGAAGGTGTCAGCTGTAACTATGCTGGCACTTCACCCCACTACTACCCGCAGACATCCAGGTGCGCTTGCACTGGATAAAGTAGACCCTTCCGCCATAATGGAGGGGTGGTAGCTAGGTTGGCAAACTCAGCCAACTCTTCCTGGTTTACGCAGGTTGGAAACGACTTCCACCGAAAGTTCTTGCGCGATGGCCAAAATCAATTCCGGTGCAAAGCGTCCCTCGGCGAATCCC
This window of the Pirellula staleyi DSM 6068 genome carries:
- a CDS encoding glycoside hydrolase family 88 protein; protein product: MATTTASIWGWSACTAEEELALDPRQGSRKRLPQDRLNEILGDTFPIGRTASGSDVMLTRCSSELLRGSAPPSGIQSKLRRIAIVLTSPVPAKTEQIFREDIALVMDLLVKRIESTDHKTDLTIEFVALPAATGNTPAGESRFPPTKGFYDHPTDPQARYLWNWLAVEGFDLVIELAITKDRHLGASADAAAMLKLSQASLNVELPLGSISRAISAEKVAGVGSIPALYIAGPASALPEGAKGILLELTQLIGKLPNSPAHEELIQRVDRDWNKLNTILSETYNKKPNSLSYISSLILLGRLNFAALSGDVKAVTKLMDDIRDLAQTAIAKPPKSSPEVAGLLLFGILQLTFDFKQFALEKDRKLYLQALHAGADQAFDPSGKPLPIAPHHGDMSDAIFMWSPLLVLMHTITEEARYLDAALIHTRAMQKKCLREDGLYRHSPLCEGAWGRGNGFAAVGLTLAADFAPPGSEAKTFFQEAAIAIVDQLTERSLASATPGMLTQLIDEPSSYREFTSSAMVAWSAGVLVSSKLVDDDRKTQFRSYITAALDQLSRRMADDGSFVDVCVGTGKQPNLDAYFHRPASQGRDDRGAAMMLMLQLQRQMLLKSENQAIPEAK
- a CDS encoding c-type cytochrome, which produces MFCSRNARPFASGWLMISAGCLLAGLILGNLAFAEDPPLSIRDRLKVQTLLKLSDVDLSDKPDLKGLVVRYARSQMATDSAKFFELTEKFSLTELSPELANLIATSTDDTQKVTAAKLLLKFGDSDQLKTLLSNTDKNADVAAINAIGMTADASAQPLLEPIVLDGQRTVAARSSAVAALGRTGPGQKWLLSMVEQGKLAKELNFAAANVLLTSADESVKTAASKHLMLPATADSKPLPPVSELVQRKGDAEKGRMVFTGIGLCAKCHKVKGEGKEVGPDLSEIGSKLSRDAMYVSILDPSAGVNFNYETHTLLTEDGTVVSGIIVSQTDAEVVIKTAEAVQLTFERDAITGMKKSPISLMPQDLQKQLTVDNLVDVVEYLSTLKKPE
- a CDS encoding family 16 glycoside hydrolase; this encodes MKRLVSWTLAALMCSLLAFTSPVSAEEEGFEPLFDGKTLENWDGNPEFWSVVDGAIVGQTTPEKPTKGNTFLIYRGGDVSDFELRLEFQIVGGNSGIQYRSEEVSKWVIKGYQADFDAAGGWTGTLYEEKGRGVIAKRGNKVEITADGKKEARGASAEEKTILESIKKEDWNSYTIIAKGNHLQQMVNGILTVDLVDHEEAKRKMSGLLALQLHAGPPMTVKFRNIRIKKLAADEQKPACDEAPAQAAAKKKVLFIAGRPSHGYGAHEHNAGCLLLAKELQAAMPSIECVVHQNGWPSDKAIFDGVDSIVMYCDGGGGHMVNPNLDFVDALAKKGVGIVCVHYGVEVPKGPSGDKFVEWIGGYFETNWSVNPHWTAKYEKFPDHPIARGVKPFEINDEWYYHMRFREGMKGVTPILTALPPKETLTRGDGPHSGNPFVREAIAKGEAQHMAWAAEREDGGRGFGFTGGHDHWNWGDPNFRKVMLNAIVWTAKAEVPENGVESPKVTLKLLEENQDYEKPANFDENNIKNRVPALKDEASNSKSMKTTPVSAKLQSVKPLYRSALVTTQTPGHGVDIEVDISKSKQLYLVATDGGNGFGCDWVAWAQPRLIGPAGEKKLTELQWKSASSGFGNVHVNKNCEGNGAIQIGDDKVDYGIGAHAPSVIVFDLPEGYEKFKARGALDRGGTGQGCGSSVEFVVYDKNPGSITSNAAAVANNRDPADATATLDVAEGLEATLFTSEPEVSNITSIDIDHLGRIWACEVKNYRRHNGSRPEGDRILVLEDTDFDGKADKSTVFYQGRDIDSAHGICVLGNRVIVSAGDKVQVFYDDNADLKADDKRDLLFTGIDGTQHDHGIHAFVFGPDGKLYFNFGNSGKRLKDKDGKPVVDMAGNEVNDSRKPYQEGMVFRCNLDGSQLETLGWNFRNNWEVCVDSLGTMWQSDNDDDGNKGVRINYVMDFGNYGYRDEVTGAGWQSPRENMETEIPLRHWHLNDPGVVPNLIQTGAGSPTGICVYEGTLLPKVFHNQVIHCDAGPNICRAYVATKEGAGYKAEIVNVAFGARDNWFRPADVCVATDGSLFIGDWYDPGVGGHNQQDVDRGRIFRIAPPGAKYAPPKYDFTSIAGCIEALKSPNGSARYLAWTGLAAKGKEALPALNDLAAKSDNDRLKARALWLAGKIEGNGEAAVKTALADKSPDIQIVGIRLARQLKMDVSALAPLVKSSAPEVRREVAISLRHSQSSEAPAMWAQLASQYTPGDRWYLEALGISADKNWDAYLAAYLALVGNKWDTEAGRDIIWRSRAKETPALLAKILKNESTKETELPKLMRAFDFLSGPEKDAALKSILE